The following proteins come from a genomic window of Lolium rigidum isolate FL_2022 chromosome 5, APGP_CSIRO_Lrig_0.1, whole genome shotgun sequence:
- the LOC124657127 gene encoding putative cyclin-dependent kinase F-2, with translation MPLAAVVATATPPEAAVSRRFCSICFTSVQDGNQARLHRGCRLAVNERCGAPELTICKRSRLWSSDDYEETRELGQGASGGVVEARLRCTGTTFALKKPLRCKHEDDGISCACSDGHMLQEAAFLAKCHGHPALVELQAIALDAIVGGKLSIVMDCVGPSLYDVLHQHRHSRPFTEPQVRCIMPELLAGAKHMHRRRVVHRDIKLENILVGPGGIEEDVKHCEPPPYGRRGTYGYMAPEVLLGQTDYDAMADMWSLGCVMAELLTGEPLFYADDDAEALLDIFRVLGVPLFTTWPAYKSLPLAGKLVTPPHVIARNKLRDHFPEDLLSEQGFEVLKGLLSCNIDRRLSATTALRRPWFSNCADPSA, from the exons ATGCCACTAGCCGCCGTAGTCGCCACCGCCACACCACCTGAGGCCGCCGTCT CACGTCGTTTCTGCTCGATTTGCTTCACCTCCGTCCAAGATGGGAATCAAGCGCGCCTACACCGAGGATGCCGACTCGCGGTGAACGAGCGCTGCGGTGCCCCGGAGCTAACGATCTGCAAGAGGTCGCGTCTTTGGAGCTCCGACGACTACGAGGAGACGCGCGAGCTCGGCCAGGGCGCGAGCGGTGGCGTCGTCGAGGCGCGCCTACGCTGCACCGGCACCACCTTCGCCCTCAAGAAGCCGCTTCGCTGCAAGCACGAAGACGACGGCATCAGCTGCGCCTGCAGCGACGGCCACATGCTGCAGGAGGCCGCCTTCCTCGCCAAGTGCCACGGCCATCCCGCCTTGGTCGAGCTCCAGGCGATCGCGCTCGACGCCATCGTCGGTGGGAAGCTCTCCATCGTCATGGACTGCGTCGGGCCCAGCCTCTACGACGTCCTCCACCAGCACCGCCACAGCCGGCCGTTCACGGAGCCCCAGGTGCGCTGCATCATGCCGGAGCTCCTCGCCGGCGCCAAGCACATGCACCGGCGCCGCGTCGTGCACCGCGACATCAAGCTGGAGAACATACTCGTCGGCCCTGGCGGCATCGAGGAGGACGTCAAGCACTGCGAGCCTCCGCCCTACGGGAGACGCGGCACGTACGGGTACATGGCACCCGAGGTGCTCCTCGGGCAGACCGACTATGACGCCATGGCTGACATGTGGTCGCTCGGCTGCGTCATGGCCGAGCTCCTCACCGGCGAGCCCCTCTTCTACGCGGATGACGATGCTGAGGCGCTCCTCGATATCTTCCGCGTCCTGGGAGTGCCGTTATTTACGACCTGGCCTGCCTACAAATCCTTGCCGCTCGCCGGGAAGCTGGTAACGCCGCCACATGTCATCGCCCGCAACAAGCTGCGAGATCACTTCCCGGAGGACCTTCTCTCCGAACAAGGTTTCGAAGTACTCAAGGGCCTACTCTCATGCAACATCGACAGGAGGCTATCGGCGACCACCGCGCTCCGGCGACCATGGTTCAGCAACTGTGCTGACCCTTCAGCTTGA